From Bacillus basilensis, a single genomic window includes:
- the pruA gene encoding L-glutamate gamma-semialdehyde dehydrogenase codes for MVVAYKHEPFTDFSVEANKLAFEEGLKKVESYLGQDYPLIIGGEKITTEDKIVSVNPANKEELVGRVSKASRELAEKAMQVADETFQTWRKSKPEMRADILFRAAAIVRRRKHEFSAILVKEAGKPWNEADADTAEAIDFMEYYGRQMLKLKDGIPVESRPIEYNRFSYIPLGVGVIISPWNFPFAIMAGMTTAALVSGNTVLLKPASTTPVVAAKFMEVLEEAGLPAGVVNFVPGNGSEVGDYLVDHPRTRFVSFTGSRDVGIRIYERAAKVNPGQIWLKRVIAEMGGKDTIVVDKEADLELAAKSIVASAFGFSGQKCSACSRAVIHEDVYDHVLNRAVELTKELTVANPAVLGTNMGPVNDQSAFDKVMSYVAIGKEEGRILAGGEGDDSKGWFIQPTIVADVAEDARLMKEEIFGPVVAFCKAKDFDHALAIANNTEYGLTGAVVTNNRDHIEKAREDFHVGNLYFNRGCTGAIVGYQPFGGFNMSGTDSKAGGPDYLALHMQAKTTSETL; via the coding sequence TAGTAGCATACAAACATGAGCCATTTACAGATTTTTCAGTGGAGGCTAACAAATTAGCGTTTGAAGAAGGTTTAAAGAAAGTAGAATCTTATCTTGGACAAGACTATCCATTAATTATTGGGGGAGAAAAAATCACTACAGAAGACAAAATTGTTTCTGTAAACCCTGCAAATAAAGAGGAACTTGTTGGTCGTGTTTCAAAAGCAAGCCGTGAGTTAGCTGAAAAAGCAATGCAAGTAGCGGATGAAACATTCCAAACTTGGAGAAAATCAAAGCCAGAAATGCGTGCAGACATTTTATTCCGTGCTGCAGCAATCGTTCGTCGCAGAAAACATGAATTCTCTGCTATTCTTGTAAAAGAAGCAGGTAAACCATGGAATGAGGCAGATGCTGATACAGCAGAAGCAATCGACTTTATGGAATATTATGGTCGTCAAATGTTAAAATTAAAAGACGGTATTCCAGTAGAAAGCCGTCCAATTGAATATAATCGTTTCTCTTACATTCCATTAGGAGTAGGTGTTATCATTTCTCCTTGGAACTTCCCATTCGCAATTATGGCAGGTATGACAACAGCTGCTTTAGTTTCTGGTAACACAGTATTACTAAAACCAGCTAGTACAACTCCTGTAGTAGCAGCGAAATTCATGGAAGTATTAGAAGAAGCTGGCTTACCAGCTGGCGTAGTAAACTTCGTTCCAGGTAATGGTTCTGAAGTTGGTGACTACTTAGTAGATCACCCTCGTACACGCTTCGTGAGTTTCACTGGATCTCGCGATGTAGGTATCCGTATTTATGAGCGTGCAGCGAAAGTAAACCCAGGCCAAATTTGGTTAAAACGTGTTATCGCTGAAATGGGTGGTAAAGATACAATCGTTGTTGATAAAGAAGCAGATCTTGAATTAGCAGCTAAATCTATCGTTGCATCAGCATTCGGATTCTCAGGACAAAAATGTTCTGCATGTTCACGTGCAGTAATCCATGAAGATGTATACGATCACGTATTAAATCGTGCTGTTGAATTAACGAAAGAATTAACAGTTGCTAACCCAGCTGTATTAGGTACAAACATGGGTCCTGTTAATGACCAATCTGCATTCGATAAAGTAATGAGCTATGTTGCAATTGGTAAAGAAGAAGGTAGAATCTTAGCTGGTGGCGAAGGAGACGATTCTAAAGGCTGGTTTATCCAACCAACAATCGTTGCTGACGTTGCAGAAGATGCTCGCTTAATGAAAGAAGAAATCTTCGGACCAGTAGTAGCATTCTGTAAAGCAAAAGACTTTGATCATGCACTTGCAATTGCAAACAATACAGAATACGGTTTAACAGGTGCTGTTGTTACTAACAACCGTGACCATATTGAAAAAGCACGTGAAGACTTCCACGTAGGTAACTTATACTTCAACCGTGGATGTACTGGTGCAATCGTAGGTTACCAACCATTCGGTGGCTTTAACATGTCTGGTACAGACTCTAAAGCTGGTGGCCCTGACTACTTAGCACTTCACATGCAAGCAAAAACTACTTCTGAAACTTTATAA
- a CDS encoding cysteine hydrolase family protein: protein MKTALLLVDIQNDYFPHGKMELRNPVEASAYARQLLQLFRKKNEPIFHIQHVAIKDDATFFLPNTEGVHIHESVRPLREETVILKHYPNSFRETDLLEQLQRLDIEHVVICGMMTHMCIDATVRAAFDFGFQCTVIHDACATKDLSFKNATIPAVYIHNTILASLNGVYANVMSTEEFLATKKHSLQ, encoded by the coding sequence ATGAAAACAGCTCTTTTACTCGTTGATATTCAAAATGATTATTTTCCACACGGAAAGATGGAATTGCGTAATCCAGTAGAAGCAAGCGCATATGCCCGTCAGCTACTACAACTCTTTAGAAAGAAAAATGAACCTATTTTTCATATCCAACATGTAGCAATAAAAGATGATGCTACTTTTTTCCTGCCCAATACAGAAGGTGTGCATATTCATGAAAGCGTACGTCCACTTAGAGAAGAAACCGTTATACTCAAACATTACCCAAATAGTTTCCGCGAAACTGATCTTCTAGAACAATTACAACGTTTAGACATTGAGCACGTCGTCATATGCGGGATGATGACTCATATGTGTATTGACGCTACCGTAAGAGCTGCTTTTGATTTCGGCTTTCAATGTACTGTTATACATGATGCTTGCGCTACAAAAGATCTTTCTTTTAAGAATGCTACTATACCAGCCGTTTATATTCATAACACAATTTTGGCTAGTTTAAATGGAGTATATGCAAATGTAATGAGTACAGAGGAGTTTTTAGCCACAAAAAAACACTCTCTTCAGTGA
- a CDS encoding methionine ABC transporter ATP-binding protein: MISFNNVSKVYESGEQSVHAVEDVTLSVEKGEIFGIIGFSGAGKSTLLRLVNMLERPTAGTISIDNKDITSLSTKELRKLRQRIGMIFQSFNLFNSRTVFGNIAYPLKLAKVPKNEIKERVNELLKFVGLEDKANNYPEQLSGGQKQRVGIARALATSPDILICDEATSALDPETTTEILNLLKKVNREYNLTILLITHEMHVVKEICHRVAVMEKGKVIEEGKLFDVFTQPKTKTTQNFVRSVINDHLPESVLAKIQNGGQIYRLTFTGEETGQPVLSYIAKNYNVDVNVLYGNIIELQNVLFGNLLVELQGEQREIQKALQHLRLQVQLKEVEAHAS, encoded by the coding sequence ATGATTTCTTTTAACAATGTAAGTAAAGTGTATGAATCAGGTGAGCAATCTGTTCATGCGGTGGAGGATGTAACGTTATCCGTTGAGAAAGGTGAAATTTTTGGCATTATCGGTTTTAGTGGAGCTGGAAAGAGTACGTTATTACGTCTAGTAAACATGTTAGAGAGACCAACGGCAGGAACGATTTCAATAGATAATAAAGATATTACATCATTATCGACGAAAGAATTACGGAAGCTAAGACAAAGAATCGGGATGATTTTTCAAAGCTTTAATTTATTTAATTCAAGAACAGTGTTTGGGAATATTGCTTATCCATTAAAGTTAGCGAAAGTACCAAAGAATGAGATAAAAGAAAGAGTAAATGAACTGTTGAAGTTTGTAGGGTTAGAAGATAAGGCAAACAATTACCCAGAGCAGCTATCAGGCGGACAAAAGCAGCGTGTAGGTATTGCTAGAGCACTTGCAACATCACCAGATATTCTTATATGTGATGAGGCAACATCAGCTTTAGATCCAGAAACAACAACAGAGATATTAAACCTATTAAAAAAAGTAAATCGAGAATATAATTTAACAATTCTTCTTATTACACATGAAATGCATGTTGTGAAAGAAATTTGTCACCGTGTAGCTGTGATGGAAAAAGGAAAAGTAATTGAAGAAGGAAAATTGTTTGACGTGTTCACACAACCAAAAACAAAAACGACTCAAAACTTTGTACGTTCTGTTATTAATGATCATTTACCAGAAAGTGTTCTAGCGAAAATTCAAAATGGTGGTCAGATTTATCGTCTAACATTTACTGGTGAGGAGACAGGTCAACCAGTACTATCGTATATCGCGAAAAACTATAACGTCGATGTAAACGTACTGTACGGAAATATTATTGAACTTCAAAATGTGCTATTTGGAAATCTTCTTGTAGAATTGCAAGGTGAACAGAGGGAGATTCAAAAAGCATTACAACATCTAAGACTGCAAGTGCAGCTGAAGGAGGTAGAAGCTCATGCGAGTTGA
- a CDS encoding methionine ABC transporter permease translates to MRVDWSIFWPRIVDATGDTLLMVIVTLIFATILGIPLGLLLYVTRKGNFLENKWVFSILNIIINTIRPVPFIIFLVALSPLTRSVIGTTIGTAAAIFPMTLVASIGIARMVETNLVSVPKGVIEAAQAMGASPFRIVFEILVPEALAPLILGVTFMTVGLIEFSAVAGLVGGGGLGDLAMTYGYQRFDTSVMFVTVVLLIILVQVAQNLGNYFAKVFLRRS, encoded by the coding sequence ATGCGAGTTGATTGGAGTATATTTTGGCCTCGCATAGTAGATGCGACGGGAGATACCCTCTTAATGGTAATCGTAACCCTTATATTTGCTACAATTCTTGGTATACCCCTAGGTTTACTATTATATGTAACGAGAAAAGGAAACTTTTTAGAAAATAAATGGGTCTTTTCTATTCTTAATATCATTATTAATACAATTCGTCCGGTTCCATTCATCATCTTCTTAGTAGCTTTAAGCCCACTAACAAGAAGTGTTATCGGAACGACGATTGGAACAGCAGCAGCAATTTTCCCAATGACGTTAGTGGCTTCGATTGGTATTGCTCGAATGGTTGAAACAAATCTTGTTTCAGTTCCAAAGGGAGTTATTGAAGCAGCTCAAGCAATGGGTGCTTCACCATTTAGAATTGTTTTTGAAATTCTTGTGCCAGAAGCGTTAGCGCCATTGATTTTAGGTGTTACGTTTATGACAGTTGGTTTAATTGAATTCTCTGCAGTTGCTGGACTTGTCGGTGGTGGCGGTCTTGGTGACTTAGCGATGACATATGGTTATCAACGTTTTGATACATCAGTTATGTTCGTAACGGTCGTTTTACTTATTATTCTCGTACAGGTAGCTCAAAACTTAGGAAACTACTTTGCGAAAGTCTTTTTACGCAGATCATAA
- a CDS encoding MetQ/NlpA family ABC transporter substrate-binding protein, translating to MKKILAFALSAIVGVSALSGCSSGDTGAGAKEKVVRVGVTGTDGDAWEILKKKAEKEGIKIKLVEFSDYTTPNKALADGDIELNSFQHVAFLEQFKKEHKLDITAVGTTQIAPMGLYSEKHKKANEIPDGSEIAIPNDPTNQARALKLLDAAGLLKLKKDFGLFGDPSGIAENPKKLKITPVIAQQTPRVLKDVAASVINNGVAGQAGLDPAKDPIFLEDPKNENAKPYINIFAARTKDKDDPTLKKVIELYHSKEVTDAIKKETNDGSISVDLSLDEIEKIVK from the coding sequence ATGAAGAAAATTTTAGCATTTGCATTATCAGCGATTGTAGGTGTTTCAGCATTAAGCGGCTGCTCAAGTGGAGACACGGGGGCAGGAGCGAAAGAAAAAGTAGTTCGCGTCGGTGTAACTGGAACGGATGGAGACGCTTGGGAAATTTTAAAGAAAAAAGCTGAAAAAGAAGGAATTAAAATTAAACTGGTTGAGTTCTCTGATTACACAACGCCAAATAAAGCGTTAGCTGATGGAGATATTGAATTAAACTCATTCCAGCACGTTGCTTTCTTAGAGCAATTTAAAAAAGAGCATAAGTTAGATATTACAGCTGTTGGTACAACGCAAATTGCACCGATGGGCTTATACTCTGAGAAACATAAGAAGGCAAACGAAATTCCAGATGGTTCAGAAATTGCGATTCCAAATGATCCAACGAACCAAGCCCGTGCATTAAAACTTCTTGATGCAGCCGGATTATTAAAGCTTAAGAAAGACTTTGGCTTATTTGGAGATCCAAGTGGTATCGCTGAAAATCCGAAGAAGTTAAAAATCACACCGGTTATCGCACAGCAAACACCTCGTGTATTAAAAGATGTAGCAGCTTCAGTTATTAATAACGGTGTTGCTGGTCAAGCTGGATTAGACCCAGCGAAGGATCCAATTTTCTTAGAAGATCCAAAGAATGAAAATGCGAAGCCATATATTAATATTTTCGCAGCTCGTACGAAAGATAAGGATGATCCAACACTGAAAAAAGTAATTGAACTATATCATTCAAAAGAAGTAACAGATGCAATTAAGAAAGAAACAAATGATGGTTCCATTTCAGTAGATCTTTCACTTGATGAGATTGAAAAAATTGTAAAATAA
- a CDS encoding HXXEE domain-containing protein: MSKKNSTIMLWTIPLLFFIHNLEESFQMPQYLANQFSITFITNQQFFIAISVLTLFVLLIVFLYQLNFLSSIYWIIFIQGAIFFNSIQHIILFFIYRSYNPGVISAVFIAIFSISFFSSQKYLIHKKQFVITLIFSLFSYPIIIWITLLLASYFQ, translated from the coding sequence TTGTCGAAAAAAAATTCCACTATTATGCTTTGGACTATTCCCTTATTATTTTTTATTCATAACCTTGAAGAATCTTTCCAAATGCCACAATATCTTGCTAATCAATTTTCAATTACTTTTATAACTAACCAGCAATTTTTCATTGCGATTTCTGTATTGACTCTCTTTGTCTTACTTATCGTCTTTCTATACCAACTGAACTTCTTGTCTTCTATATACTGGATTATTTTTATACAAGGGGCTATCTTCTTCAACTCTATTCAACATATTATTTTGTTTTTTATTTATCGTTCTTATAATCCTGGCGTAATATCTGCAGTTTTCATTGCTATTTTTTCTATTTCCTTTTTTTCATCCCAAAAATACTTAATTCATAAAAAGCAATTCGTAATTACACTCATTTTCAGCTTATTTTCTTATCCCATTATAATTTGGATTACCTTACTACTCGCTAGCTACTTTCAGTAA
- a CDS encoding DUF3926 domain-containing protein: MREELLRKVIRTKIKVGMHILEELPAPIQQSAKQMLNILQEELAAYPQEQEHPEDNLKSIIIE, translated from the coding sequence ATGCGTGAGGAACTACTAAGGAAGGTAATTCGTACAAAAATAAAAGTCGGTATGCATATATTAGAAGAGTTACCCGCCCCAATCCAACAATCAGCTAAGCAAATGCTAAATATTTTACAAGAGGAGCTAGCTGCTTATCCGCAAGAACAAGAGCATCCTGAAGATAATTTAAAAAGTATTATAATTGAATGA
- a CDS encoding ArsA family ATPase produces MMRIILYTGKGGVGKTSISAATALQSAKQGLKTLVMSTDPAHSLGDSFGIKLSSEPLEIRENLWAQEINTIYEMEKGWGKLQKYITLLFTSKAADDITTEELTMFPGMEDLISLLRVLDYYKQKTYDVIIIDCAPTGETLAMLSFPDMLGWWMEKLFPIKRKVLKVVRPVAQPLLGVPLPTDDIMDELTNTLEQLGEMRDILSNREVTSIRIVVNPEKMVIKEAQRSFTYLNLYDYNVDAIMVNRVIPNTVTDPYFQAWKDTQKKYKTLIQDSFNPLPIYEAPMFEQEVVGLPMLERVGDALFKTDHCPTEVKFNGRTQYVKKDGDEYIFVLSIPFSNKSELVLNQKGDELIIRAGSVKRNITLPKILTHLSIQGAKFEDDVLNIRFGGVVHA; encoded by the coding sequence ATGATGAGAATTATTTTGTATACAGGTAAAGGCGGCGTAGGAAAAACTAGCATTTCAGCAGCAACAGCACTTCAAAGCGCAAAACAAGGATTAAAAACTTTAGTAATGAGTACAGATCCTGCTCATAGTTTAGGAGATTCATTTGGTATAAAGCTATCTTCTGAGCCATTAGAAATCCGCGAAAATTTATGGGCACAAGAGATTAATACGATTTATGAAATGGAAAAAGGCTGGGGAAAGTTACAGAAATACATTACCTTGCTATTCACTTCCAAAGCAGCTGATGATATTACAACAGAAGAGTTAACGATGTTTCCTGGTATGGAAGATTTAATTAGCTTACTTCGCGTACTCGATTATTATAAACAAAAAACATATGATGTCATTATCATTGATTGTGCTCCAACAGGAGAAACATTAGCAATGCTCAGCTTTCCAGACATGCTCGGCTGGTGGATGGAAAAACTCTTTCCTATTAAAAGAAAAGTTTTAAAAGTTGTTCGCCCTGTAGCCCAACCACTTCTTGGTGTCCCCCTTCCAACCGATGATATTATGGACGAATTAACAAATACACTTGAACAGCTTGGAGAAATGAGAGATATTTTATCAAACCGAGAAGTAACAAGTATCCGCATCGTTGTAAATCCTGAAAAAATGGTCATTAAAGAGGCCCAGCGTAGCTTTACTTATTTAAACTTATACGATTATAACGTAGATGCCATTATGGTTAACCGCGTCATTCCTAACACTGTCACCGATCCTTATTTCCAAGCATGGAAAGATACCCAAAAGAAATATAAAACATTAATTCAAGATAGTTTTAATCCACTTCCTATTTACGAAGCTCCAATGTTTGAACAAGAAGTTGTTGGTTTGCCCATGTTAGAGCGTGTAGGAGATGCTCTATTTAAAACTGATCATTGTCCTACTGAAGTGAAATTTAACGGCCGCACACAATATGTAAAAAAAGATGGCGATGAGTATATTTTCGTTCTGTCCATTCCCTTCTCAAACAAAAGTGAGCTAGTATTAAATCAAAAAGGTGATGAGCTTATCATTCGAGCTGGTTCTGTTAAACGGAACATCACATTACCAAAAATATTAACGCACCTTTCTATTCAAGGGGCTAAGTTTGAAGATGATGTACTAAACATTCGATTTGGAGGTGTAGTGCATGCGTGA
- a CDS encoding MarR family winged helix-turn-helix transcriptional regulator, with amino-acid sequence MLQYEHFLDLLLDNAKKLFYPEEWVSLDLTLSKTEVFCLLWMERNTDITMTKIADLLDIPMSTTTGVVNRLVKKGYIERYRDENDRRIVLIRLTENGVMLVQEVKQNAAHYFSLVTEALSEEEKAFLLQIFQKIMNHIATSQQKTEEKVSTPKIKNIPIE; translated from the coding sequence TTGTTGCAATATGAACATTTTTTAGACTTACTGCTAGATAACGCCAAGAAACTTTTTTATCCTGAAGAATGGGTAAGCCTAGATTTAACACTTTCTAAAACAGAGGTATTTTGTTTACTTTGGATGGAACGAAATACAGATATTACAATGACGAAAATTGCTGACCTTCTTGATATACCGATGAGTACAACGACAGGCGTTGTAAATCGCCTTGTAAAAAAGGGATATATTGAACGCTACCGTGATGAGAACGACCGACGTATTGTATTAATTCGGTTAACAGAAAACGGCGTAATGCTCGTTCAAGAAGTAAAACAAAATGCGGCCCATTACTTTAGCTTAGTAACAGAAGCATTATCAGAAGAAGAAAAAGCATTCTTACTACAAATCTTCCAAAAGATCATGAATCACATTGCTACGTCACAGCAAAAAACAGAAGAAAAGGTTTCTACACCTAAAATAAAAAACATTCCGATTGAATAA
- a CDS encoding YiaA/YiaB family inner membrane protein: protein MRRRNTQAFTFLAWTSFVCALSGMLIGIYTLDETLSVKGYYLIGTLFLTMSCFVLQKTIRDNEEDNERFPKNKPLDKE from the coding sequence ATGAGAAGACGTAATACGCAAGCGTTCACGTTTTTAGCATGGACTTCATTTGTTTGTGCGCTTTCAGGTATGCTAATTGGGATTTATACGTTAGATGAAACGCTTAGTGTAAAAGGATACTATTTAATTGGAACATTATTTTTAACGATGTCTTGTTTTGTATTACAAAAAACAATTCGTGATAATGAAGAAGATAACGAGAGATTTCCGAAAAATAAACCGTTAGATAAAGAGTAA
- the gatC gene encoding Asp-tRNA(Asn)/Glu-tRNA(Gln) amidotransferase subunit GatC — translation MSRISVENVKHVAHLARLAITDQEAEKFQKQLDAIVTFAEQLNELDTTDVKPTTHVLTMKNVMREDVPEKGLPVEEVLKNAPDHKDNQIRVPAVLE, via the coding sequence GTGTCAAGAATTTCCGTTGAGAATGTAAAGCACGTAGCACATTTAGCACGTCTTGCAATTACTGATCAAGAAGCAGAAAAATTTCAAAAACAACTAGATGCAATTGTTACATTTGCAGAACAGTTAAATGAATTAGATACAACAGACGTAAAACCAACAACTCATGTATTAACTATGAAAAATGTTATGCGTGAAGATGTACCAGAAAAAGGTTTACCAGTAGAAGAAGTATTAAAAAATGCACCGGATCACAAAGATAATCAAATCCGTGTTCCAGCAGTATTAGAATAG
- the gatA gene encoding Asp-tRNA(Asn)/Glu-tRNA(Gln) amidotransferase subunit GatA: MSLFDHSVSELHKKLNNKEISVTDLVEESYKRIADVEDNVKAFLTLDEENARAKAKELDAKIGAEDNGLLFGMPIGVKDNIVTNGLRTTCASKMLANFDPIYDATVVQKLKAADTVTIGKLNMDEFAMGSSNENSGFYATKNPWNLDYVPGGSSGGSAAAVAAGEVLFSLGSDTGGSIRQPAAYCGVVGLKPTYGRVSRYGLVAFASSLDQIGPITRTVEDNAYLLQAISGIDRMDATSANVEVGNYLAGLTGDVKGLRIAVPKEYLGEGVGEEARESVLAALKVLEGMGATWEEVSLPHSKYALATYYLLSSSEASANLSRFDGVRYGVRSDNVNNLLDLYKNTRSEGFGDEVKRRIMLGTFALSSGYYDAYYKKAQQVRTLIKNDFENVFANYDVIIGPTTPTPAFKVGEKVDDPMTMYANDILTIPVNLAGVPAISVPCGFGANNMPLGLQIIGKHFDEATIYRVAHAFEQATDYHTKKASL; this comes from the coding sequence ATGTCATTATTTGATCATTCAGTATCAGAGTTACATAAGAAATTAAACAACAAAGAAATTTCCGTTACGGATTTAGTAGAAGAATCTTACAAACGTATTGCGGATGTTGAAGATAACGTAAAAGCTTTTCTTACATTAGATGAAGAAAATGCACGCGCGAAAGCGAAAGAATTAGACGCGAAAATTGGCGCTGAAGATAATGGTTTATTATTCGGTATGCCAATTGGTGTAAAAGATAACATTGTAACTAACGGTCTTCGTACAACTTGTGCGAGCAAAATGTTAGCAAACTTCGATCCAATTTATGATGCGACAGTTGTGCAAAAGCTAAAAGCTGCTGACACAGTTACAATCGGTAAGTTAAATATGGACGAGTTCGCAATGGGTTCTTCAAATGAAAACTCAGGTTTCTATGCTACGAAAAATCCATGGAACTTAGACTACGTTCCAGGTGGATCTAGTGGTGGTTCTGCAGCAGCTGTAGCAGCAGGAGAAGTATTATTCTCTCTAGGTTCTGATACGGGTGGTTCTATCCGTCAACCAGCTGCATATTGCGGCGTTGTAGGTTTAAAACCAACTTACGGACGCGTATCTCGTTACGGATTAGTAGCATTCGCATCTTCACTTGACCAAATCGGACCGATTACACGTACAGTAGAAGATAATGCATACTTATTGCAAGCTATTTCAGGTATTGACCGCATGGATGCAACTTCTGCAAACGTTGAAGTAGGAAACTACTTAGCTGGTTTAACAGGAGACGTTAAAGGTTTACGTATTGCTGTACCGAAAGAATACTTAGGCGAAGGTGTTGGCGAGGAAGCTCGTGAGTCAGTACTAGCTGCACTAAAAGTATTAGAAGGTATGGGCGCAACTTGGGAGGAAGTATCTCTTCCGCACTCTAAATACGCTCTAGCAACGTATTACTTACTATCTTCTTCTGAAGCATCTGCTAACCTTTCACGCTTCGATGGCGTACGTTACGGTGTTCGTTCTGATAATGTAAATAATTTATTAGACCTTTACAAAAACACACGTAGCGAAGGTTTCGGTGATGAAGTAAAACGTCGTATTATGCTTGGGACATTTGCACTTAGCTCTGGTTACTATGATGCATATTACAAAAAAGCACAACAAGTACGTACATTAATTAAAAACGACTTTGAAAATGTATTTGCTAACTACGATGTTATTATTGGACCAACAACGCCAACTCCGGCATTTAAAGTAGGCGAAAAAGTTGATGATCCAATGACAATGTATGCAAACGACATTTTAACAATCCCAGTAAACTTAGCGGGTGTTCCAGCGATTTCTGTTCCATGTGGATTCGGTGCTAACAACATGCCACTTGGTTTACAAATCATTGGTAAACACTTCGATGAAGCGACAATTTACCGCGTTGCACATGCATTTGAGCAAGCAACAGACTATCATACAAAAAAAGCAAGTCTGTAA
- the gatB gene encoding Asp-tRNA(Asn)/Glu-tRNA(Gln) amidotransferase subunit GatB — MNLETIIGLEVHVELKTNSKIFSASPTEFGAEPNTQTSVIDLGYPGVLPTLNKEAVNFAMKAAMALNCEIATETKFDRKNYFYPDNPKAYQISQFDKPIGENGWIEIEVDGKKKRIGITRLHLEEDAGKSTHTADGSLVDYNRQGMPLIEIVSEPDMRTPEEAYAYLEKLKSIIQYTGVSDCKMEEGSLRCDANISLRPVGQEKFGTKAELKNLNSFTYVQKGLEHEQVRQEKELLSGGIIQQETRRYDEATKKTILMRVKEGSDDYRYFPEPDLVELYIDDEWKEAVRASIPELPDARKARYVAEIGLPAYDAHVLTLTKEMSDFFEATVADGADAKLTSNWLMGEVLAYLNKQQKELKDVALTPAGLSKMVQLIEKGTISSKIAKKVFNELIEKGGDPEEIVKAKGLVQISDEGTLRKVVTEILDNNEQSIEDFKNGKDRAIGFLVGQIMKATKGQANPPLVNKILLEEINKR; from the coding sequence ATGAATTTAGAAACAATTATTGGTTTAGAGGTTCACGTTGAGTTAAAAACAAATTCGAAAATTTTCTCTGCGAGTCCAACAGAATTCGGTGCGGAGCCAAATACACAAACAAGTGTAATTGACTTAGGATACCCAGGGGTACTTCCTACTTTAAATAAAGAAGCAGTTAACTTTGCAATGAAAGCTGCAATGGCATTAAACTGTGAAATCGCAACGGAAACGAAGTTCGACCGTAAAAACTATTTCTACCCAGATAATCCGAAAGCTTACCAAATTTCTCAATTCGATAAGCCAATTGGTGAAAATGGTTGGATTGAAATTGAAGTAGACGGTAAAAAGAAACGTATCGGTATTACACGTCTTCATTTAGAAGAAGATGCTGGTAAATCAACGCATACAGCTGATGGTTCATTAGTAGACTACAACCGTCAAGGTATGCCTTTAATCGAGATCGTATCTGAGCCAGATATGCGTACGCCAGAAGAAGCATATGCATACTTAGAGAAGTTAAAATCAATCATTCAATACACTGGCGTATCTGATTGTAAGATGGAAGAAGGTTCTCTACGTTGTGATGCGAACATTTCCCTTCGTCCAGTTGGGCAAGAGAAGTTCGGTACAAAAGCGGAACTGAAAAACTTAAACTCATTTACTTATGTACAAAAAGGTCTTGAGCACGAGCAAGTGCGCCAAGAGAAAGAATTGTTATCTGGTGGTATCATCCAACAAGAAACACGTCGTTACGATGAAGCAACGAAGAAAACAATCTTAATGCGTGTGAAAGAGGGGTCTGACGATTACCGTTACTTCCCAGAGCCAGACTTAGTTGAACTTTACATCGACGATGAGTGGAAAGAAGCAGTTCGTGCCTCTATTCCAGAACTTCCAGATGCACGTAAAGCTCGCTACGTTGCAGAAATTGGCTTACCAGCTTATGATGCACACGTATTAACATTAACGAAAGAGATGTCTGATTTCTTTGAAGCAACTGTTGCAGACGGTGCTGATGCGAAATTAACATCAAACTGGTTAATGGGTGAAGTGCTTGCATACTTAAATAAACAACAAAAAGAATTAAAAGATGTTGCATTAACGCCTGCTGGTTTATCTAAAATGGTTCAATTAATTGAAAAAGGTACAATTTCTTCTAAAATCGCGAAGAAAGTATTTAACGAATTAATTGAAAAAGGTGGAGACCCAGAGGAAATCGTTAAAGCGAAGGGTCTTGTTCAAATTTCTGATGAGGGTACACTTCGTAAAGTTGTAACAGAAATTCTTGATAATAATGAGCAATCTATCGAAGACTTTAAAAACGGTAAAGACCGTGCAATTGGCTTCTTAGTTGGTCAAATTATGAAAGCTACAAAAGGACAAGCAAATCCACCGCTTGTTAACAAAATCTTACTTGAAGAGATTAATAAGCGATAA